From the Streptomyces sp. KMM 9044 genome, one window contains:
- a CDS encoding MarP family serine protease, which produces MDLLDILLLLVVMAYAASGYRRGLLAGCVSLAGFVGGAVVGVWILPWVMGLVTPGTTGATVTALLTVLLPAAVAHEVAGRLALRLRRELDRGPLRVADGVGGAVANSVAVLVVAWVLASVLGASSSPLITSAIRDSRLLGAVHEVMPDTTPAWFSRATSALTEAGFPQVFNPFESESTAEVAEPSGDSVTAAATRAAQRSTVKVEGVAGLQGREGSGFVYATEHVMTNAHVVAGIDEPTVRVGGVGRAYEARVVLFDPQKDVAVLYVPGLRAPVLRFIEDADRGDSAVVAGYPQDGDLNLQAATVANRVQARGQNIYGDRAVTREIYSVRSTVRPGNSGGPLLTTDGRVFGVVFARSTSDAKTGYVLTAAEVAEDAERAAGATAPVGTGELVTS; this is translated from the coding sequence GTGGACCTGCTCGACATCCTGCTGTTGCTGGTCGTCATGGCCTACGCGGCGTCCGGCTACCGGCGCGGCCTGCTGGCCGGCTGCGTGTCGCTGGCCGGTTTCGTGGGCGGTGCGGTCGTCGGCGTGTGGATTCTGCCCTGGGTGATGGGCCTGGTGACCCCGGGGACGACCGGGGCGACGGTGACGGCCCTGCTCACGGTGCTGCTGCCGGCGGCCGTGGCCCATGAAGTGGCGGGGCGGCTGGCGCTCAGGCTGCGTCGGGAGCTGGACCGGGGGCCGCTGCGGGTGGCGGACGGGGTGGGCGGGGCGGTGGCCAACTCGGTGGCCGTGCTGGTCGTGGCCTGGGTGCTCGCGTCCGTCCTGGGCGCCTCCTCGTCCCCGCTGATCACCTCCGCGATCCGGGACTCGCGGCTGCTCGGCGCGGTTCACGAGGTGATGCCGGACACCACCCCCGCGTGGTTCTCGCGGGCCACCTCGGCGCTGACCGAGGCGGGCTTCCCGCAGGTCTTCAACCCGTTCGAGAGCGAGTCGACGGCCGAGGTCGCCGAGCCCTCCGGTGACAGCGTCACCGCGGCCGCCACCCGGGCCGCCCAGCGGAGCACCGTGAAGGTCGAGGGCGTCGCGGGTCTCCAGGGCCGCGAGGGCAGCGGCTTCGTGTACGCGACGGAGCACGTGATGACCAACGCCCATGTGGTCGCCGGCATCGACGAGCCGACCGTGCGGGTCGGCGGTGTCGGGCGGGCGTACGAGGCCCGGGTGGTGTTGTTCGACCCGCAGAAGGACGTGGCCGTGCTGTACGTGCCCGGACTGCGGGCCCCCGTCCTCCGGTTCATCGAGGACGCCGACCGCGGCGACTCGGCGGTCGTCGCGGGCTACCCGCAGGACGGCGACCTGAACCTCCAGGCGGCGACGGTCGCGAACCGGGTGCAGGCGAGGGGGCAGAACATCTACGGCGACCGGGCCGTCACCCGCGAAATCTACTCCGTCCGCTCCACCGTGCGCCCCGGCAACTCCGGCGGACCACTGCTGACCACCGACGGGCGGGTGTTCGGCGTGGTGTTCGCCCGGTCCACCTCGGACGCGAAGACCGGCTACGTCCTGACCGCGGCCGAGGTCGCCGAGGACGCGGAGCGCGCGGCCGGCGCGACGGCGCCGGTCGGCACCGGGGAACTCGTGACGTCATAG
- the aceE gene encoding pyruvate dehydrogenase (acetyl-transferring), homodimeric type, translated as MTDPKAIQPSELDQLPDRDPEETAEWQASLDAVAKAAGPHRAAYLMRRTLERAEGAGVALPQLLETDYVNTIPTAAEPAVDGDEAMESRITAWNRWNAAAMVTRGSKHGVGGHIATFASAAWLYETGFNHFFRGKEGDGSGDQLYIQGHASPGIYARAFLDGRLTEAHLDNFRREAGGEGLPSYPHPRRLPWLWEFPTVSMGLGPISAIYQARFNRYLTSRGIKNLSNSHVWAFLGDGEMDEPESTTALTLASREGLDNLTFVINCNLQRLDGPVRANFKIVQELEAQFRGAGWNVVKSLWGTAWDELFQLDTTGALVRRLREVPDAQVQTYQTRDAAYIREDFFGKDPALVEMAKLLSDDKIVECFHLSRGGHEARKVYAAYRAALSHTGAPTVILAQTVKGHTLGEGFASKNANHQMKKLSVDEFKAMRDRLELPVKDSDFVDGVVPYGHPGAGSPEVRYLQERRAALGGPAPARRVHPAAPLPAPADKAFAAFDKGSGSQNVATTMAFVRLVKDLVRDKETGRRWVPIVPDEARTFGMESLFPSLGIYSPKGQTYEPVDRDQLMYYKEAENGQILNEGITEAGSMADFIAASTSYATHGEAMIPFYIFYSMFGWQRTADQMWQLGDQLGRGFLVGATAGRTTLTGEGLQHADGHSPVIAATNPAALSYDPAFAYEIATIVKDGLRRMYGEAAPGEDQNVFYYLTVYNEPLPQPAKPSAAGIDEGILKGLYRFNTAGSAGLTPAANAARIQLLGSGTAIHWVLKAQRMLAEEWGVAADVWSATSWTELRRDAMEADEALLRGEERVPYVRQALRGAEGPVLAVSDYMRQVPDQIAQWVEQDYISLGADGFGLSETREAARRHFGVDAESVVVTALAQLARRGEVRATAVKEAREKYGL; from the coding sequence ATGACCGACCCCAAGGCCATCCAGCCGAGCGAGCTGGACCAGCTCCCGGACCGCGACCCCGAGGAGACCGCCGAATGGCAGGCCTCCCTCGACGCCGTCGCCAAGGCCGCCGGACCGCACCGGGCCGCGTACCTGATGCGCCGTACGCTGGAGCGCGCCGAGGGCGCCGGCGTGGCGCTGCCGCAGCTTCTCGAGACCGACTACGTCAACACCATCCCCACCGCCGCCGAGCCCGCCGTGGACGGCGACGAGGCGATGGAGTCCCGCATCACCGCGTGGAACCGCTGGAACGCGGCGGCGATGGTGACCCGCGGCAGCAAGCACGGCGTCGGCGGCCACATCGCCACCTTCGCCTCCGCGGCCTGGCTCTACGAGACCGGCTTCAACCACTTCTTCCGCGGCAAGGAGGGTGACGGCTCCGGCGACCAGCTCTACATCCAGGGCCATGCCTCCCCCGGCATCTACGCCCGCGCCTTCCTCGACGGCAGGCTGACCGAGGCGCACCTCGACAACTTCCGCCGCGAGGCCGGCGGCGAGGGACTGCCGTCCTACCCGCACCCTCGGCGCCTGCCGTGGCTGTGGGAGTTCCCCACGGTGTCGATGGGCCTCGGCCCGATCTCCGCGATCTACCAGGCGCGGTTCAACCGCTATCTGACCAGCCGCGGCATCAAGAACCTGTCGAACTCCCACGTGTGGGCGTTCCTCGGCGACGGCGAGATGGACGAGCCGGAGTCCACCACCGCGCTCACCCTCGCCTCCCGCGAGGGCCTGGACAACCTGACCTTCGTCATCAACTGCAACCTGCAGCGGCTCGACGGCCCGGTCCGCGCCAACTTCAAGATCGTGCAGGAGCTGGAGGCCCAGTTCCGCGGCGCCGGCTGGAACGTGGTCAAGAGCCTGTGGGGTACCGCCTGGGACGAGCTGTTCCAGCTGGACACCACCGGCGCGCTGGTCCGCCGCCTGCGCGAGGTACCCGACGCGCAGGTCCAGACGTACCAGACCCGCGACGCCGCCTACATCCGCGAGGACTTCTTCGGCAAGGACCCGGCGCTCGTCGAGATGGCGAAGCTGCTGAGCGACGACAAGATCGTCGAGTGCTTCCACCTCTCGCGCGGCGGCCACGAGGCCCGCAAGGTCTACGCCGCCTACCGCGCTGCACTCTCCCACACGGGCGCGCCGACCGTGATCCTGGCCCAGACGGTCAAGGGCCACACGCTCGGCGAGGGCTTCGCCTCGAAGAACGCCAACCACCAGATGAAGAAACTGTCGGTGGACGAGTTCAAGGCGATGCGCGACCGCCTCGAGCTTCCGGTCAAGGACAGCGACTTCGTCGACGGCGTGGTCCCCTACGGCCACCCGGGCGCGGGCTCCCCCGAGGTCCGTTACCTCCAGGAGCGGCGCGCGGCCCTCGGCGGTCCGGCCCCGGCCCGCCGTGTGCACCCCGCCGCCCCGCTGCCGGCCCCGGCGGACAAGGCGTTCGCCGCCTTCGACAAGGGCTCCGGCTCGCAGAACGTGGCCACCACCATGGCGTTCGTCCGCCTGGTCAAGGATCTGGTCCGCGACAAGGAGACCGGCAGGCGCTGGGTGCCGATCGTCCCCGACGAGGCGCGCACCTTCGGCATGGAGTCGCTCTTCCCCTCACTCGGCATCTACTCGCCCAAGGGCCAGACGTACGAGCCGGTCGACCGCGACCAGCTGATGTACTACAAGGAGGCCGAGAACGGCCAGATCCTCAACGAGGGGATCACCGAGGCCGGTTCCATGGCCGACTTCATCGCCGCCTCCACGTCGTACGCGACGCACGGCGAGGCGATGATCCCGTTCTACATCTTCTACTCGATGTTCGGCTGGCAGCGCACGGCCGACCAGATGTGGCAGCTCGGCGACCAGCTCGGCCGCGGTTTCCTCGTCGGTGCCACCGCCGGCCGCACCACGCTCACCGGTGAGGGCCTCCAGCACGCCGACGGCCACTCGCCGGTCATCGCGGCGACCAACCCGGCCGCGCTGAGCTACGACCCGGCCTTCGCGTACGAGATCGCCACCATCGTCAAGGACGGTCTGCGCCGGATGTACGGCGAGGCGGCCCCGGGCGAGGACCAGAACGTCTTCTACTACCTGACGGTCTACAACGAGCCGCTCCCGCAGCCGGCCAAGCCGTCGGCCGCCGGGATCGACGAGGGCATCCTCAAGGGCCTGTACCGCTTCAACACGGCGGGGTCGGCCGGGCTCACCCCCGCGGCCAACGCGGCGCGGATCCAGCTGCTCGGTTCCGGTACGGCGATCCACTGGGTGCTGAAGGCGCAGCGGATGCTCGCCGAGGAGTGGGGGGTGGCGGCCGACGTGTGGTCGGCGACGTCGTGGACCGAGCTGCGCCGGGACGCCATGGAGGCGGACGAGGCGCTGCTGCGCGGCGAGGAGCGGGTGCCGTACGTCCGGCAGGCGCTCCGGGGTGCCGAGGGTCCGGTGCTGGCGGTGTCCGACTACATGCGCCAGGTCCCCGACCAGATCGCGCAGTGGGTCGAGCAGGACTACATCTCGCTGGGCGCCGACGGCTTCGGCCTCTCCGAGACCCGTGAGGCGGCCCGCCGCCACTTCGGGGTCGACGCCGAGTCCGTCGTCGTCACGGCGCTGGCGCAGCTCGCCCGGCGCGGCGAGGTACGGGCGACGGCCGTGAAGGAAGCGCGCGAGAAGTACGGCCTGTAG
- a CDS encoding GntR family transcriptional regulator yields MTAPVVHSLREQIREHILEGIISGRWQPGERIVERRIATELEVSQTPVREALRELESLRLIESAPNKGVRVRNLSATDLEESYPVRAGLEAIAAELAAGRLAEDCSALEPHVAALYEADRVADGTGQVRHTVAFHRELVRAAGNSVLLHTWEGLGIEVFTALSIRWLGTVQQSYAEEHQDLVAAFRRRDPRIAEIVKAHVLGCAPRA; encoded by the coding sequence ATGACCGCGCCCGTCGTCCACTCGCTGCGCGAGCAGATCCGCGAGCACATCCTGGAAGGGATCATCAGCGGACGCTGGCAGCCGGGCGAGCGGATCGTGGAGCGCCGGATCGCGACGGAGCTCGAGGTCAGCCAGACGCCGGTGAGGGAAGCGCTGCGCGAGCTGGAGTCGCTGCGGCTGATCGAGTCGGCGCCCAACAAGGGCGTCCGGGTGCGGAACCTCTCGGCCACCGACCTGGAGGAGAGCTACCCGGTGCGGGCCGGTCTCGAGGCGATCGCCGCGGAACTGGCGGCGGGGCGGCTGGCGGAGGACTGCTCGGCGCTGGAGCCGCACGTCGCCGCGCTGTACGAGGCCGACCGCGTCGCCGACGGCACGGGCCAGGTGCGGCACACGGTCGCCTTCCACCGCGAACTGGTCCGCGCGGCCGGCAACTCGGTACTGCTGCACACCTGGGAGGGCCTGGGCATCGAGGTCTTCACCGCCCTGTCCATCCGCTGGCTGGGCACGGTCCAGCAGTCGTACGCGGAGGAGCACCAGGACCTGGTGGCCGCGTTCCGCCGCCGTGACCCCCGGATCGCGGAGATCGTGAAGGCTCATGTGCTGGGGTGCGCACCCCGGGCGTGA
- a CDS encoding peptidoglycan recognition protein family protein: protein MLFGCLPGVAAAAALALCAYGVERAAESSSAASVTVRERAAHTAPRPPIVSRTAWVGDAGREQPPPRYDDEVVAVFVHHTDSPNDYDCAEAPTNIRNLYEGQTNAREWDDIGYNFVVDRCGTIYEGRAGGTDRPVTGAHTQGFNHRTTGIAALGTFTAGVPVPPAMEHAIAELAAWKLGLSGTDPRSDVRLVSSNGGSRYAAGTTAMLPALAGHSDGFMTSCPGAALHARLPKIREAAAELQGRWPDAGHRQEKQREEAQEKTQDRAQDLNRSQSRG from the coding sequence GTGCTGTTCGGCTGTCTGCCGGGCGTCGCCGCGGCGGCCGCCCTGGCGCTGTGCGCGTACGGCGTCGAACGGGCCGCGGAGTCCTCGTCCGCCGCTTCCGTCACCGTCCGCGAGAGGGCCGCCCACACGGCGCCCAGGCCGCCCATCGTGTCGAGAACGGCCTGGGTGGGTGACGCCGGCCGCGAACAGCCGCCCCCGCGCTACGACGACGAGGTCGTCGCCGTCTTCGTCCACCACACCGACTCGCCCAACGATTACGACTGCGCCGAGGCCCCCACCAACATCCGCAACCTCTACGAGGGCCAGACCAACGCCCGGGAGTGGGACGACATCGGCTACAACTTCGTCGTCGACCGGTGCGGCACCATCTACGAAGGCCGCGCCGGTGGCACCGACCGTCCCGTCACCGGCGCCCACACCCAGGGCTTCAACCACCGCACCACGGGCATCGCCGCGCTCGGCACCTTCACCGCAGGGGTGCCCGTGCCGCCCGCCATGGAGCACGCGATCGCCGAGCTGGCCGCCTGGAAGCTCGGCCTGTCCGGCACCGACCCGCGATCCGACGTCCGGCTGGTCTCCAGCAATGGCGGCAGCAGGTACGCGGCCGGCACCACCGCCATGCTGCCCGCCCTCGCGGGCCACAGCGACGGTTTCATGACCAGCTGCCCGGGCGCCGCCCTGCACGCCCGCCTGCCGAAGATCAGGGAGGCGGCGGCGGAGCTCCAGGGCCGCTGGCCGGACGCCGGACACCGGCAGGAGAAGCAGCGGGAAGAGGCACAGGAGAAGACGCAGGACCGGGCTCAGGACCTGAACCGGTCCCAGAGCCGGGGATAG
- a CDS encoding DUF4240 domain-containing protein, which yields MMDETEFWELVDAAREDAEGDPEEQADLLEERLARMDPEAVLDFARHFESRYHRAYRWDLWGAAWVLLDGASDDAFDFFRCWLIGQGREVFEGALHDPDSLAGLLGDFDEEIDGDGAELGYAADEAYEQLTGTVAPDLDLPAGPAEPEGTPVDFEDDSRLAERYPRLWDRFRS from the coding sequence GTGATGGACGAGACGGAGTTCTGGGAGCTGGTCGACGCCGCCCGCGAGGACGCCGAGGGCGACCCGGAGGAGCAGGCCGATCTGCTCGAGGAGCGGCTCGCTCGGATGGACCCGGAGGCGGTCCTCGACTTCGCCCGGCACTTCGAGTCCCGCTACCACCGCGCCTACCGCTGGGACCTGTGGGGCGCCGCCTGGGTGCTCCTCGACGGGGCGAGCGACGACGCCTTCGACTTCTTCCGGTGCTGGCTGATCGGCCAGGGCCGCGAGGTCTTCGAGGGCGCGCTGCACGACCCGGACTCCCTGGCCGGCCTGCTGGGCGACTTCGACGAGGAGATCGACGGCGACGGCGCGGAGCTCGGCTACGCGGCGGACGAGGCGTACGAGCAGCTCACCGGTACCGTGGCCCCCGACCTGGATCTCCCCGCGGGCCCGGCCGAACCCGAGGGCACCCCCGTCGACTTCGAGGACGACTCCCGGCTCGCCGAACGCTATCCCCGGCTCTGGGACCGGTTCAGGTCCTGA
- a CDS encoding TIGR01777 family oxidoreductase, whose translation MESSRIAVAGASGLIGGALVRSLTADGHTVVRLVRRTPRTEDEVRWDPERGSVDAAGLAGCDAVVNLAGAGVGDRRWTPEYKERIRTGRVRGTTALAEAVAGLERDVRPRVFVNGSAIGYYGETGDRTVDESAPAGSGFLPELCVEWEDAAAPVREAGVRTVFARTGLVVARGGGAWGRLFPLFRAGLGGRLGDGRQYWSYIALHDEVAALRHLLDTEGLSGPFNLTAPHPATNREITEAMGRVLRRPAVFAVPAPVLRTVLGEMAQDVLGSARVLPTRLLESGFRFAFPDIEGSIRAAL comes from the coding sequence ATGGAATCTTCCCGAATCGCGGTGGCCGGTGCGTCCGGCCTCATCGGCGGCGCACTCGTACGGTCCCTGACCGCCGACGGGCACACGGTGGTGCGCCTGGTGCGCAGGACACCCCGCACGGAGGACGAGGTGCGGTGGGACCCGGAGCGGGGGTCCGTGGACGCGGCCGGGCTCGCAGGGTGCGACGCCGTGGTCAATCTCGCCGGCGCGGGGGTGGGCGACCGCCGCTGGACACCCGAGTACAAGGAGCGGATCCGCACCGGCCGGGTGCGGGGCACCACAGCACTCGCCGAGGCGGTCGCCGGGCTGGAGCGGGACGTACGGCCGCGGGTGTTCGTGAACGGCAGCGCGATCGGCTACTACGGCGAGACCGGTGACCGGACGGTCGACGAGAGCGCGCCGGCGGGCTCGGGTTTCCTGCCGGAGCTGTGCGTCGAGTGGGAGGACGCCGCGGCACCGGTCCGGGAGGCGGGGGTGCGGACGGTGTTCGCCCGGACCGGGCTCGTGGTGGCCCGCGGGGGCGGGGCGTGGGGCAGGCTCTTCCCGCTGTTCCGGGCCGGGCTGGGCGGGCGGCTGGGCGACGGGCGCCAGTACTGGTCGTACATCGCCCTGCACGACGAGGTGGCCGCCCTGCGCCATCTCCTCGACACCGAGGGGCTGTCCGGACCGTTCAACCTGACCGCGCCGCACCCGGCGACCAACCGTGAGATCACCGAGGCGATGGGGCGCGTGCTGCGCCGGCCGGCGGTGTTCGCGGTACCGGCGCCGGTGCTGCGGACGGTGCTCGGCGAGATGGCCCAGGACGTGCTGGGCAGTGCCCGGGTGCTGCCGACGCGGCTGCTGGAGTCGGGGTTCCGGTTCGCGTTCCCGGACATCGAGGGATCGATCCGCGCGGCACTGTGA
- a CDS encoding helix-turn-helix transcriptional regulator translates to MRAARLIKMVLLLQSRPSMTAAELARELEVSERTVTRDAQALSEAGVPVYADRGRTGGYRLVGGYRTRLTGLARGEAEALFLSGVPGALREMGLEDTASAARLKVSAALLPSLRDAPRTAAQRFHLDAPNWFCEVPAPELLPAVADAVWDDRRVVARYRRGDAEVERELEPYGLVLKAGVWYLCARVPSQEGPGQGAAGPGSPQGYRVYRIDRFTVVEPVREADEAGAVRKAGAERFERDPEFDLPAFWEERAEQFARSILRAEVVVRLSPEGMRALPHAVDPAAARKALAEAAGTGADGDGWVTVTLPVESEEVARTQLTALGPEVEVLAPASLRERFAAQTVRLALLYGPE, encoded by the coding sequence ATGCGTGCTGCCCGGCTGATCAAGATGGTGCTGTTGCTCCAGTCCCGGCCCTCCATGACCGCCGCCGAACTGGCGCGCGAGCTGGAGGTGTCGGAGCGGACCGTCACCCGGGACGCGCAGGCCCTGTCCGAGGCCGGGGTGCCGGTGTACGCGGACCGCGGGCGAACCGGCGGGTACAGGCTGGTCGGCGGCTATCGGACCAGGTTGACGGGTCTGGCCCGCGGTGAGGCGGAGGCACTGTTCCTGTCCGGGGTGCCGGGCGCGCTGCGCGAGATGGGGCTGGAGGACACGGCCTCCGCGGCCCGGCTGAAGGTGTCGGCCGCACTGCTGCCGTCCCTGCGGGACGCGCCGCGGACGGCGGCCCAACGCTTCCACCTGGACGCCCCGAACTGGTTCTGCGAGGTGCCTGCGCCCGAGCTGCTGCCTGCCGTGGCGGACGCGGTGTGGGACGACCGCCGGGTCGTCGCGCGCTACCGGCGCGGGGACGCCGAGGTGGAGCGGGAGCTGGAGCCGTACGGGCTCGTACTCAAGGCGGGTGTCTGGTACCTGTGCGCGCGGGTGCCGTCGCAGGAGGGACCGGGACAGGGGGCGGCGGGGCCCGGGTCCCCCCAGGGGTACCGGGTGTACCGGATCGACCGGTTCACCGTGGTGGAACCGGTGCGGGAGGCGGACGAGGCGGGGGCGGTGCGCAAAGCGGGGGCGGAACGCTTCGAGCGCGACCCGGAGTTCGACCTGCCCGCCTTCTGGGAGGAGCGGGCGGAGCAGTTCGCACGCTCGATCCTGCGGGCGGAGGTGGTGGTACGGCTGTCTCCCGAGGGGATGCGCGCGCTGCCGCACGCCGTGGACCCTGCGGCCGCGCGAAAGGCGCTGGCCGAGGCGGCCGGGACAGGAGCCGACGGCGACGGATGGGTGACGGTGACCCTGCCGGTGGAGTCCGAGGAGGTCGCGCGCACTCAGCTGACGGCGCTGGGCCCCGAGGTGGAGGTCCTGGCACCGGCGTCGCTGCGGGAGCGGTTCGCCGCCCAGACCGTACGGCTGGCCCTGCTGTACGGACCGGAGTGA